The Drechmeria coniospora strain ARSEF 6962 chromosome 02, whole genome shotgun sequence genome has a segment encoding these proteins:
- a CDS encoding ribosomal assembly complex component Ipi3: MEDLVSSVCGPPLAPNTSVAKDVGIYTHAIAPWTVKASLKKSVAPVNGIAVSGTHVFAAQDGKAQVYVYSRQRATQEASVSFQERIRCVTLAGDVLVLGTVEGRLILWEVNTGRQVATPPCHVQAVSCLAATGYHLLSASDDSNINVWSLLQLLELGGEPGEPERTLSNHRGAITGLVVGPSTNADTSLCVSTSRDKTCILWNYQTGEVLRTLLFPAAPLCLSLDPCARALFVGAEDRGLYLVELFGDKPLLGSRAAELASIVVQVTSPLGVADEDAGVPSCVAVGYDGTSVYTGHSRGKILRWWLIDSGHAAEMANLNASVTNLTFVPAQPTEPLRRTVNVVKPNHAQRQYAMTVQLDGDLDSASTFAEKLATTGLGPFLDALASEQDL; this comes from the coding sequence ATGGAAGACCTCGTGTCGTCCGTTTGTGGTCCGCCCCTCGCCCCGAATACGTCAGTGGCCAAGGACGTGGGCATCTACACCCACGCCATCGCCCCATGGACCGTCAAGGCATCCCTCAAGAAGAGCGTTGCGCCGGtcaacggcatcgccgtTAGCGGCACCCACGTTTTTGCCGCTCAGGACGGCAAGGCCCAGGTGTACGTCTATTCGCGTCAGCGGGCAACCCAGGAGGCTTCCGTCTCCTTCCAGGAGCGCATCCGTTGCGTCACGCTCGCCGGGgatgtcctcgtcctcggtacCGTTGAAGGACGACTCATCCTCTGGGAGGTCAACACCGGCCGTCAGGTTGCCACACCGCCCTGCCACGTGCAGGCCGTGagctgcctcgccgccaccggctACCACCTGCTGTCGGCCAGCGACGACTCCAACATCAATGTCTGGTCGCTGCTgcagcttctcgagctcggcggcgaacCGGGCGAGCCCGAACGTACGCTGTCGAACCACCGGGGTGCCATCACCGGGCTGGTCGTCGGCCCGAGCACGAACGCCGACACGAGCCTCTGcgtgtcgacgagcagggaTAAGACGTGCATCCTGTGGAATTACCAGACCGGCGAGGTATTGAGAACCTTGCTCTTCCCGGCTGCGCCGCTGTGCCTCTCTCTCGACCCCTGCGCGAGAGCGctcttcgtcggcgccgaggaccgAGGCCTgtacctcgtcgagctgtTTGGCGACAAGCCGCTGTTGGGTTCGCgcgcggccgagctggcctcGATCGTCGTTCAAGTCACCTCGCCGCTCGGCGTCGCAGACGAGGACGCAGGCGTGCCGTcctgcgtcgccgtcggctacGACGGCACCTCGGTCTACACTGGACACTCGCGAGGCAAGATTCTGCGATGGTGGTTGATCGACAGCGGACACGCAGCAGAGATGGCCAACTTGAACGCGTCCGTCACGAACTTGACCTTTGTGCCGGCACAGCCAACCGAACCGCTCCGCAGGACGGTAAACGTGGTGAAGCCTAACCACGCGCAAAGACAGTACGCCATGACGGTCCAGCTGGATGGCGACCTAGACAGTGCGAGTACCTTTGCCGAAAAGCTTGCCACCACCGGCCTCGGTCCGTTCCTTGACGCCCTCGCTTCCGAACAGGACTTGTAG